From one Euwallacea fornicatus isolate EFF26 chromosome 4, ASM4011564v1, whole genome shotgun sequence genomic stretch:
- the eIF2D gene encoding eukaryotic translation initiation factor 2D, producing the protein MFKKPVRIKSNNQVKGSERKGIKDTFSKSFPTIVESELNTLLNNKKDPLNCIKLVTHSEEIVQVYVLQKQPLFFTVHNNVFPTVFLLWKFPNLIPSFTTHPQVINFISSGADLMLPGVVTPPPNSGLPKYNSIQKRTPVYVNTSVNKAAFAVGATAQSSFDMNHAGGKGKCVIVHHFFGDHLCSIDGNSSGSMPSLGTPEWLVLNNYDSDFPAIEARVSPGSQVVENVSVNADIGINEDVGSSSIDESEEIALETHCQQNISNSTDNMDELLNYCFLASIKYSKTLTLPLLISNFFKLQMLPMCPEGTTLDIKKTSYKKLKPYLEEMAKAGLITIKEIKKGVEAVTDINKNHPKFSEFYLKPENRPKKDSVEESQKQTVVTESYVVTANVLPFFRPAGYQKGDIVDRPNIRKLVTEYVKSNNSQVIENTKLVKPNTDALRSVCKTENPVSWEEVFEKVCESMKSCFNVNSGDTQIFNKGKVSPITMSISVRSGNKKVTLVDNLETFGVNISEFAKDCQHGVAASTSITPTPPGKRCDQLLVQGNQVVFVHNLLVEKYKIPKKYIRGLELAPKKKK; encoded by the coding sequence atgttcaaaaaaccTGTACGAATAAAAAGCAACAATCAAGTAAAGGGTTCAGAAAGAAAAGGAATAAAAGACACATTCTCTAAAAGCTTCCCAACCATAGTCGAGAGCGAACTGAACACCTTACTCAACAACAAAAAAGACCCATTAAATTGTATCAAGCTAGTTACACATAGCGAAGAAATAGTCCAAGTCTATGTGCTACAAAAACAGCCATTGTTCTTTACAGTGCATAACAATGTATTTCCTACAGTGTTCCTACTATGGAAGTTTCCAAACTTAATTCCAAGCTTCACAACTCATCCACAAGTAATAAACTTTATTAGTTCAGGAGCAGACTTGATGCTACCTGGAGTGGTAACACCTCCCCCTAATTCAGGTTTACCTAAATACAATAGTATACAGAAAAGAACCCCTGTATATGTAAATACTTCAGTGAATAAAGCAGCATTTGCAGTTGGGGCAACTGCCCAAAGTTCTTTTGATATGAACCATGCAGGTGGCAAAGGAAAGTGTGTTATAGTTCATCATTTTTTTGGCGATCATTTGTGTAGTATTGATGGAAACTCCAGTGGATCAATGCCAAGTTTAGGAACTCCTGAGTGGttggttttaaataattatgattCTGACTTTCCTGCCATTGAAGCAAGAGTGAGTCCTGGAAGTCAAGTTGTAGAAAATGTTTCTGTAAATGCAGATATTGGTATAAATGAAGATGTGGGCAGTAGTAGCATTGACGAGAGTGAAGAAATAGCATTAGAAACTCATTGTCAACAGAATATTAGTAATAGTACTGACAACATGGatgaacttttaaattattgcttCCTGGcctcaataaaatattcaaagacCTTGACTCTGCCACtattaatttcaaactttttcaagCTCCAAATGCTTCCAATGTGCCCTGAAGGGACAACTTtagacattaaaaaaacttcctacaaaaaattgaaaccttATTTAGAAGAAATGGCTAAAGCAGgcttaataacaattaaagaaattaaaaaaggagtTGAAGCTGTGAcagacataaataaaaatcatccaaaatttagtgaattttacttaaaacctGAGAATAGACCTAAAAAAGACAGTGTTGAGGAGAGTCAAAAACAGACAGTCGTTACTGAGTCATATGTAGTCACAGCTAATGTGTTACCATTCTTCCGACCAGCTGGTTATCAAAAAGGAGATATTGTTGATAGGCCAAACATACGGAAATTAGTGACTGAATATGTAAAATCCAATAACAGTCAGGTGATTGAAAATACCAAGTTAGTCAAACCAAACACTGATGCCTTAAGATCTGTATGCAAAACTGAGAATCCAGTTTCGTGGGAAGAGGTGTTTGAGAAAGTGTGTGAATCTATGAAATCATGCTTTAATGTTAACTCAGGTGATACCCAAATCTTCAATAAAGGCAAAGTGTCTCCTATTACAATGAGTATATCAGTGAGATCTGGAAATAAGAAAGTCACCCTTGTGGATAACTTGGAGACTTTCGGGGTAAACATAAGTGAGTTTGCCAAAGACTGCCAACATGGAGTGGCTGCAAGCACCAGTATCACTCCAACTCCGCCAGGAAAAAGATGTGACCAGCTTTTGGTACAGGGAAACCAGGTGGTGTTCGTACATAATTTGTTAGTGGAAAAGTATAAGATTCCAAAAAAGTATATTAGAGGGCTGGAATTGGCCcccaaaaaaaagaaatag
- the LOC136338909 gene encoding carboxy-terminal domain RNA polymerase II polypeptide A small phosphatase 1-like isoform X2 — MDASSIITQVSREDEQLNSYPPEKDDNASKAADYLPPQTQKKSTRGFLRSLLCCLGKRKSKTQQQEQCVDGTQYTPSDRVSFLLPPARHQDMEKKCMVIDLDETLVHSSFKPINNADFIVPVEIDGTTHQVYVLKRPHVDEFLKRMGELYECVLFTASLAKYADPVADLLDQWGVFRARLFRESCVYYRGNYVKDLNKLGRDLQQIVIVDNSPASYIFHPDNAVPVASWFDDMNDNELLDLIPFFEKLCKMDNVYTVLCNSNRPYNTSIPTLNGPNNSTTTTNSSTNSSSATTTQQEKQIVTRPNT; from the exons ATGGACGCATCGTCCATTATTACCCAGGTGTCGAGAGAGGATGAACAACTGAACAGTTATCCTCCTGAAAAAG ATGATAATGCCTCCAAGGCAGCAGATTACCTTCCACCACAAACACAAAAGAAAAGCACACGTGGGTTCCTCAGGTCGTTGCTTTGCTGTTTGGGGAAGCGGAAATCTAAGACCCAGCAGCAAGAGCAATGTGTGGATGGGACTCAGTACACGCCCAGCGACAGGGTTTCATTCCTGCTGCCTCCTGCCAGGCACCAGGATATGGAAAAGAAGTGTATGGTGATCGATTTAGATGAGACTTTGGTTCATAGTAGCTTTAAG CCAATAAACAATGCTGACTTTATAGTCCCTGTTGAAATCGACGGTACCACACACCAAGTATACGTCCTAAAACGGCCCCATGTGGATGAATTCCTCAAAAGAATGGGTGAACTTTACGAATGTGTCCTATTTACTGCTTCGTTAGCGAAGTATGCAGACCCGGTAGCTGATTTGCTAGACCAATGGGGCGTGTTCCGGGCGCGATTGTTTCGAGAGAGTTGCGTTTACTATCGAGGGAACTATGTGAAGGACTTGAATAAGCTGGGAAGAGATCTGCAACAGATCGTCATTGTAGACAATTCGCCGGCCTCCTATATATTCCATCCAGATAATGCT GTGCCAGTAGCTTCATGGTTCGACGACATGAACGACAATGAACTTTTAGATTTAATACCTTTCTTTGAAAAGTTATGTAAAATGGACAATGTGTATACAGTGTTGTGCAACTCGAACCGCCCATACAACACCAGCATACCTACATTGAACGGGCCCAACAACAGCACGACGACGACCAATAGCAGCACGAATTCATCATCTGCGACCACGACGCAGCAAGAGAAACAGATTGTAACGCGACCGAATACGTAG
- the LOC136338909 gene encoding carboxy-terminal domain RNA polymerase II polypeptide A small phosphatase 1-like isoform X1, whose product MDASSIITQVSREDEQLNSYPPEKGTLPVDDNASKAADYLPPQTQKKSTRGFLRSLLCCLGKRKSKTQQQEQCVDGTQYTPSDRVSFLLPPARHQDMEKKCMVIDLDETLVHSSFKPINNADFIVPVEIDGTTHQVYVLKRPHVDEFLKRMGELYECVLFTASLAKYADPVADLLDQWGVFRARLFRESCVYYRGNYVKDLNKLGRDLQQIVIVDNSPASYIFHPDNAVPVASWFDDMNDNELLDLIPFFEKLCKMDNVYTVLCNSNRPYNTSIPTLNGPNNSTTTTNSSTNSSSATTTQQEKQIVTRPNT is encoded by the exons ATGGACGCATCGTCCATTATTACCCAGGTGTCGAGAGAGGATGAACAACTGAACAGTTATCCTCCTGAAAAAG gcACTTTACCTGTAGATGATAATGCCTCCAAGGCAGCAGATTACCTTCCACCACAAACACAAAAGAAAAGCACACGTGGGTTCCTCAGGTCGTTGCTTTGCTGTTTGGGGAAGCGGAAATCTAAGACCCAGCAGCAAGAGCAATGTGTGGATGGGACTCAGTACACGCCCAGCGACAGGGTTTCATTCCTGCTGCCTCCTGCCAGGCACCAGGATATGGAAAAGAAGTGTATGGTGATCGATTTAGATGAGACTTTGGTTCATAGTAGCTTTAAG CCAATAAACAATGCTGACTTTATAGTCCCTGTTGAAATCGACGGTACCACACACCAAGTATACGTCCTAAAACGGCCCCATGTGGATGAATTCCTCAAAAGAATGGGTGAACTTTACGAATGTGTCCTATTTACTGCTTCGTTAGCGAAGTATGCAGACCCGGTAGCTGATTTGCTAGACCAATGGGGCGTGTTCCGGGCGCGATTGTTTCGAGAGAGTTGCGTTTACTATCGAGGGAACTATGTGAAGGACTTGAATAAGCTGGGAAGAGATCTGCAACAGATCGTCATTGTAGACAATTCGCCGGCCTCCTATATATTCCATCCAGATAATGCT GTGCCAGTAGCTTCATGGTTCGACGACATGAACGACAATGAACTTTTAGATTTAATACCTTTCTTTGAAAAGTTATGTAAAATGGACAATGTGTATACAGTGTTGTGCAACTCGAACCGCCCATACAACACCAGCATACCTACATTGAACGGGCCCAACAACAGCACGACGACGACCAATAGCAGCACGAATTCATCATCTGCGACCACGACGCAGCAAGAGAAACAGATTGTAACGCGACCGAATACGTAG
- the Rab5 gene encoding ras-related protein Rab-5B, giving the protein MANRTGAAQRPNGQTQGKICQFKLVLLGESAVGKSSLVLRFVKGQFHEYQESTIGAAFLTQTICLDDTTVKFEIWDTAGQERYHSLAPMYYRGAQAAIVVYDITNQDTFGRAKTWVKELQRQASPNIVIALAGNKQDLANKRMVEYEEAQTYADENGLLFMETSAKTAMNVNDIFLAIAKKLPKNEQNTGQAGSGQGRRLTEGTTEPKTAGNCCK; this is encoded by the exons ATGGCAAATAGAACCGGAGCCGCGCAAAGACCCAACGGACAAACTCAAGGCAAAATATGCCAGTTCAAGCTGGTTCTTCTTGGGGAGAGTGCTGTTGGAAAATCTAGTTTAGTCTTGCGTTTCGTTAAGGGCCAATTTCACGAATACCAAGAAAGTACCATTGGAGCAGCTTTTCTCACTCAAACTATTTGCCTTGATGATACTactgtaaaatttgaaatttgggaTACAGCCGGTCAGGAACG GTATCACAGCTTGGCTCCGATGTACTACAGAGGCGCTCAAGCTGCGATTGTCGTTTACGACATAACCAATCAAGACACGTTTGGACGGGCGAAAACGTGGGTCAAAGAGCTGCAACGTCAAGCCAGTCCGAATATTGTCATAGCTTTGGCTGGCAATAAGCAAGATTTGGCCAACAAGAGGATGGTGGAGTACGAAGAGGCGCAGACTTATGCCGATGAAAACGGGCTCTTGTTTATGGAAACGTCTGCCAAAACCGCAATGAACGTGAACGATATTTTCTTAGCAATAG CTAAGAAACTACCCAAAAACGAACAAAATACCGGTCAAGCGGGTAGCGGGCAGGGAAGACGACTCACCGAAGGTACTACGGAACCAAAGACTGCTGGCAATTGCTGCAAGTGA